In Rissa tridactyla isolate bRisTri1 chromosome 2, bRisTri1.patW.cur.20221130, whole genome shotgun sequence, a single window of DNA contains:
- the NDUFAF6 gene encoding NADH dehydrogenase (ubiquinone) complex I, assembly factor 6 isoform X2, which produces MWSWLRQIKDSITQKTTGLMRMQFWRDAVEEIYCDNPPHQPVATELWRAVKRHNLTKMWFMKIIDEREKNLDDRAYRNIQELETYAENTQSALLYLTLEMLGVRDIHADHAASHIGKAQGIVTCLRATPYHSTRQKVFLPMDVCMLHGVSQEDFIRGKQEKNVRDVIYDIASQAHIHLEHARSFSKKVPVKAYPAFFCTVALDDYLCNIRKVDFNIFHPSLQKKSTLLPLHLYIRSWKKTY; this is translated from the exons ATGTGGAGCTGGCTCAGGCag ATTAAAGACTCCATAACTCAGAAGACTACAGGACTGATGCGAATGCAGTTCTGGAGGGACGCTGTGGAAGAGATATACTGCGATAACCCACCACATCAGCCAGTTGCTACAGAACTGTGGAGG GCTGTCAAGAGGCATAACTTGACTAAAATGTGGTTCATGAAGATCATTGATGAAAGA GAGAAGAATTTGGATGATAGAGCGTACCGTAACATCCAGGAGCTTGAAACATATGCTGAGAACACTCAGAGTGCTCTCTTGTACCTCACCTTGGAAATGCTGG GTGTGAGGGACATCCATGCCGACCATGCAGCCAGTCACATTGGGAAAGCACAAGGCATAGTTACCTGTTTAAGAGCAACTCCGTATCACAGTACAAGACAAAAGGTCTTTCTTCCCATGGACGTTTGTATGTTG CATGGAGTTTCACAAGAGGATTTCATAAGAggcaagcaagagaaaaatgtgagagatgTAATTTACGACATTGCCAGCCAGGCCCATATTCATCTAGAACAT GCTAGGTCTTTCAGTAAGAAAGTTCCTGTGAAGGCATACCCTGCTTTTTTCTGTACG gtTGCTTTAGATGATTATTTATGTAATATTCGAAAAGTGGACTTCAATATATTTCATCCAAGCTTACAAAAGAAGAGTACATTATTACCATTGCATTTATATATTAgatcttggaaaaaaacatattaa
- the NDUFAF6 gene encoding NADH dehydrogenase (ubiquinone) complex I, assembly factor 6 isoform X1, with translation MAAAAMARGGLRYGPCHPRLRAAGARGGLPWPGLGGGRAAAAGWGRPAPGGEVQYCAELVRKRDYEGFLCSLLLPAESRTSAFALRAFNVELAQIKDSITQKTTGLMRMQFWRDAVEEIYCDNPPHQPVATELWRAVKRHNLTKMWFMKIIDEREKNLDDRAYRNIQELETYAENTQSALLYLTLEMLGVRDIHADHAASHIGKAQGIVTCLRATPYHSTRQKVFLPMDVCMLHGVSQEDFIRGKQEKNVRDVIYDIASQAHIHLEHARSFSKKVPVKAYPAFFCTVALDDYLCNIRKVDFNIFHPSLQKKSTLLPLHLYIRSWKKTY, from the exons ATGGCGGCCGCCGCCATGGCGCGGGGCGGGCTGCGGTACGGGCCCTGCCACCCCAGGCTGAGGGCGGCGGGCGCCCGCGGCGGCCTCCCGTGGCCGGGGCTtggcggcgggagggcggcggcggcgggctggggCCGCCCGGCGCCCGGAGGAGAGGTGCAGTACTGCGCCGAGCTGGTGCG aAAGCGTGACTATGAAGGGTTTCTGTGTTCTCTGCTGTTACCTGCGGAATCTCGAACCTCTGCTTTTGCCTTGAGAGCCTTCAATGTGGAGCTGGCTCAG ATTAAAGACTCCATAACTCAGAAGACTACAGGACTGATGCGAATGCAGTTCTGGAGGGACGCTGTGGAAGAGATATACTGCGATAACCCACCACATCAGCCAGTTGCTACAGAACTGTGGAGG GCTGTCAAGAGGCATAACTTGACTAAAATGTGGTTCATGAAGATCATTGATGAAAGA GAGAAGAATTTGGATGATAGAGCGTACCGTAACATCCAGGAGCTTGAAACATATGCTGAGAACACTCAGAGTGCTCTCTTGTACCTCACCTTGGAAATGCTGG GTGTGAGGGACATCCATGCCGACCATGCAGCCAGTCACATTGGGAAAGCACAAGGCATAGTTACCTGTTTAAGAGCAACTCCGTATCACAGTACAAGACAAAAGGTCTTTCTTCCCATGGACGTTTGTATGTTG CATGGAGTTTCACAAGAGGATTTCATAAGAggcaagcaagagaaaaatgtgagagatgTAATTTACGACATTGCCAGCCAGGCCCATATTCATCTAGAACAT GCTAGGTCTTTCAGTAAGAAAGTTCCTGTGAAGGCATACCCTGCTTTTTTCTGTACG gtTGCTTTAGATGATTATTTATGTAATATTCGAAAAGTGGACTTCAATATATTTCATCCAAGCTTACAAAAGAAGAGTACATTATTACCATTGCATTTATATATTAgatcttggaaaaaaacatattaa
- the NDUFAF6 gene encoding NADH dehydrogenase (ubiquinone) complex I, assembly factor 6 isoform X3, whose translation MWSWLRQIKDSITQKTTGLMRMQFWRDAVEEIYCDNPPHQPVATELWRAVKRHNLTKMWFMKIIDEREKNLDDRAYRNIQELETYAENTQSALLYLTLEMLGVRDIHADHAASHIGKAQGIVTCLRATPYHSTRQKVFLPMDVCMLHGVSQEDFIRGKQEKNVRDVIYDIASQAHIHLEHVALDDYLCNIRKVDFNIFHPSLQKKSTLLPLHLYIRSWKKTY comes from the exons ATGTGGAGCTGGCTCAGGCag ATTAAAGACTCCATAACTCAGAAGACTACAGGACTGATGCGAATGCAGTTCTGGAGGGACGCTGTGGAAGAGATATACTGCGATAACCCACCACATCAGCCAGTTGCTACAGAACTGTGGAGG GCTGTCAAGAGGCATAACTTGACTAAAATGTGGTTCATGAAGATCATTGATGAAAGA GAGAAGAATTTGGATGATAGAGCGTACCGTAACATCCAGGAGCTTGAAACATATGCTGAGAACACTCAGAGTGCTCTCTTGTACCTCACCTTGGAAATGCTGG GTGTGAGGGACATCCATGCCGACCATGCAGCCAGTCACATTGGGAAAGCACAAGGCATAGTTACCTGTTTAAGAGCAACTCCGTATCACAGTACAAGACAAAAGGTCTTTCTTCCCATGGACGTTTGTATGTTG CATGGAGTTTCACAAGAGGATTTCATAAGAggcaagcaagagaaaaatgtgagagatgTAATTTACGACATTGCCAGCCAGGCCCATATTCATCTAGAACAT gtTGCTTTAGATGATTATTTATGTAATATTCGAAAAGTGGACTTCAATATATTTCATCCAAGCTTACAAAAGAAGAGTACATTATTACCATTGCATTTATATATTAgatcttggaaaaaaacatattaa